Proteins from a single region of Bdellovibrio bacteriovorus HD100:
- the mfd gene encoding transcription-repair coupling factor: protein MKAESTHTRLESILERAFETTRGKIQVTGAASPLALAYFLSQTYSKKINGLPHLVVVGSHREAVTLQALLEFFDPSRQSHILPAFDVSPYSGLYPNTQVVADRVRFLAKAQSAKAGEIFISSVDALMQKTLPVKILKDHSKTVRAGDELPENLSDYFSSLGYTAAPMVEDKGQFAVRGGIVDIYPPTENQPVRMDLFGDQVESLRHFSVADQRSSDEIQSFVLTPAREVLYRDETHERLLQRVRASLEGRKVDKAEAEETLRSLVLKNAFPGIEFLLPYFYGELATPADHFPGALNLWFLDPVEISRCADEMWAELKADHRTSDAHVIRPELEDIYVNFEALAYPLNSRQVYFSSLEYFDEENSDDSRVEYRTAMTQDFTNLALANAVGTEQWLQAATNKLHRWRDEGYRIFVSTKNQSHIDRLSLVFEKLELKAVRTSSDEYRWDSWLQEQDREQNIVHIVPRYLAESLRLEEEKIIFLRDEDFYGKKQRAKESSGAQDFQKQAKRLSFGDLKPGDLVVHTKHGIGQYEGLKIMNISGVESEYIQVGYKDKDKLYLPVYRVGQLQKFSGAGTSILDKLGGTAWEKTKAKVKSHVRDIAADLLTLYAKRAEMHRPAFVIKEDEVLMFENGFPYEETDDQLRAINDIRKDLKSTKPMDRLVCGDVGFGKTEVAMRAAFFAIQARKQVAVLAPTTVLTFQHFETFKKRFEGWPVDIRVLNRFVTPAEVKKTLQDLKDGKVDLIVGTHKLLGSSIAYKDLGLLIIDEEQKFGVTHKEKIKKIKTSVDTLTLSATPIPRTLNMALVGIRDLSLINTAPVDRLPTRTFVTKFDPETIRKAITAEISRGGQVYFIHNRIESIYGLVDEIRQIVPEARIRVAHGQMEEHELEKAMLAFFHHEIDVLVCTAIVESGMDVPRANTMFIDTAHLFGLSQLYQLRGRVGRSKTRAYCYLMMPRNHKLDKEQQERLKIIQENTALGSGIKIAQYDLELRGSGNILGEEQSGHVNSVGYEMYMDLLNEALAEAKGESVEDMDLDPELNLKIPALIPDAYIKDIRIRLGYYKALADITSNEDLDRIEEELRDQFGPIPEQTVNLMGLMLIRRQCKELGVRDISAGLKSISLIFTEKTKLSPEKVIQLAIRESKKYSLTPDNRLNIKMSTITWSAVHEEIDALLRLI from the coding sequence ATGAAAGCCGAAAGCACTCACACAAGACTCGAATCCATCCTGGAGAGAGCCTTTGAAACAACTCGCGGAAAGATTCAAGTCACCGGGGCGGCGTCTCCGCTGGCGCTTGCTTACTTTTTGTCGCAGACTTACTCTAAAAAAATCAACGGCTTGCCGCATCTTGTTGTGGTTGGTAGTCATCGCGAAGCAGTGACTTTGCAAGCCTTGCTGGAGTTCTTCGACCCGAGTCGTCAAAGCCATATTCTGCCTGCTTTCGATGTTTCACCTTACTCGGGTCTTTATCCCAACACCCAAGTCGTCGCCGACCGGGTTCGTTTCCTGGCAAAAGCTCAGTCGGCCAAAGCCGGAGAAATCTTCATATCCTCAGTTGACGCACTGATGCAGAAAACCCTTCCGGTGAAAATCCTGAAGGATCACTCCAAAACAGTTCGCGCCGGGGATGAGCTTCCCGAGAACCTTTCGGACTATTTCTCGTCCTTGGGTTACACCGCGGCTCCGATGGTTGAAGACAAGGGTCAGTTCGCGGTTCGTGGTGGTATCGTGGACATCTATCCACCAACCGAAAATCAGCCCGTGCGCATGGATCTGTTCGGGGATCAGGTGGAAAGCCTTCGTCATTTCAGTGTGGCGGACCAAAGAAGCTCGGACGAGATCCAATCCTTTGTTCTGACTCCGGCCCGCGAAGTTCTTTATCGCGATGAAACGCACGAGCGCCTTTTGCAACGGGTGCGCGCTTCGCTTGAGGGCCGCAAGGTGGATAAGGCGGAGGCCGAAGAAACCCTGCGATCCTTGGTGTTAAAAAATGCCTTTCCGGGCATTGAATTCCTGCTTCCCTATTTCTACGGCGAACTGGCCACGCCAGCCGATCATTTCCCGGGCGCTTTAAATCTGTGGTTCCTGGATCCGGTGGAGATCTCTCGCTGTGCTGATGAAATGTGGGCGGAACTCAAAGCCGATCACCGCACCAGCGACGCTCACGTGATTCGTCCGGAGCTTGAAGACATCTACGTGAACTTTGAAGCTTTGGCCTATCCGCTCAACTCTCGCCAGGTGTATTTCTCTTCCTTGGAATACTTTGACGAAGAAAACTCGGATGATTCCCGCGTTGAATATCGTACGGCAATGACTCAGGATTTTACAAACCTGGCTTTAGCCAACGCGGTCGGCACCGAGCAGTGGTTGCAGGCCGCAACCAACAAACTTCATCGCTGGCGTGATGAGGGTTATCGCATCTTTGTCAGCACCAAGAATCAGTCTCATATCGACCGCTTGTCTTTGGTGTTTGAAAAACTGGAACTTAAAGCCGTTCGCACGAGCAGCGATGAATACCGCTGGGATTCGTGGCTGCAGGAACAGGATCGTGAACAAAACATCGTTCACATCGTGCCGAGATACCTTGCCGAAAGCCTGCGTCTGGAGGAAGAAAAGATCATCTTCCTGCGCGACGAGGACTTTTACGGCAAAAAACAGCGGGCTAAAGAATCCAGCGGCGCGCAGGATTTCCAAAAGCAGGCCAAGCGTCTGTCTTTCGGTGATTTGAAGCCCGGGGATCTGGTGGTTCACACCAAACACGGGATCGGCCAGTATGAAGGCCTGAAAATCATGAATATCAGCGGCGTCGAATCTGAATACATTCAGGTCGGCTACAAGGATAAAGACAAACTTTATCTGCCCGTGTACCGCGTGGGTCAGCTGCAAAAGTTCTCCGGCGCCGGAACCAGCATCCTGGATAAATTGGGCGGTACTGCCTGGGAGAAAACCAAAGCCAAGGTGAAGTCCCATGTGCGCGACATCGCCGCGGATCTGCTGACTTTATATGCCAAACGCGCAGAAATGCACCGCCCGGCTTTTGTGATCAAAGAAGACGAAGTGCTGATGTTTGAAAACGGTTTTCCGTATGAGGAAACCGACGATCAACTTCGCGCCATCAATGACATCCGCAAAGATCTTAAGTCCACGAAGCCCATGGATCGGCTTGTGTGCGGCGATGTGGGCTTCGGTAAAACGGAAGTTGCCATGCGCGCGGCGTTCTTTGCCATTCAAGCCCGCAAACAAGTGGCGGTGCTGGCACCGACCACTGTTTTGACCTTCCAGCACTTTGAAACCTTCAAAAAACGTTTCGAAGGCTGGCCGGTGGATATTCGCGTGCTGAATCGTTTTGTGACTCCGGCTGAAGTGAAAAAGACTTTGCAGGATTTGAAAGACGGCAAAGTCGATCTGATCGTGGGCACGCACAAACTGCTGGGTTCCTCGATTGCTTATAAGGACCTGGGACTTTTGATTATCGACGAAGAACAAAAATTCGGCGTCACTCATAAAGAGAAAATCAAAAAGATCAAAACCAGCGTCGACACCCTGACGTTGTCAGCGACACCGATTCCGCGCACGCTGAATATGGCTTTGGTGGGCATTCGCGATCTGAGTTTGATCAACACGGCTCCCGTGGATCGTCTGCCCACTCGAACGTTTGTAACGAAGTTTGATCCGGAAACCATTCGCAAAGCCATCACTGCGGAAATTTCTCGCGGTGGTCAGGTGTACTTCATCCACAACCGCATTGAATCCATCTATGGCCTGGTCGATGAAATTCGTCAGATTGTGCCGGAAGCAAGGATTCGTGTGGCCCACGGACAGATGGAAGAGCACGAACTTGAAAAAGCAATGCTGGCCTTCTTCCATCACGAAATTGACGTGCTGGTGTGTACGGCGATTGTGGAATCCGGAATGGACGTGCCACGTGCGAACACCATGTTTATTGATACGGCGCACTTGTTTGGCCTGTCCCAGCTTTATCAACTGCGCGGACGCGTGGGCCGGTCCAAAACACGGGCTTACTGTTATTTGATGATGCCAAGAAATCACAAGCTCGATAAAGAGCAGCAAGAGCGTCTGAAAATCATTCAGGAAAACACCGCCCTTGGCAGCGGCATCAAGATTGCCCAGTACGATCTGGAACTTCGTGGTTCCGGAAATATTTTGGGCGAGGAACAATCCGGTCACGTCAACTCGGTTGGATATGAAATGTACATGGATCTTCTGAATGAGGCTTTGGCGGAAGCCAAGGGTGAGTCCGTTGAAGACATGGATCTGGATCCGGAACTGAATTTGAAAATTCCGGCGCTCATTCCGGATGCTTACATCAAAGACATCCGCATTCGTCTGGGTTACTACAAAGCCTTGGCGGATATCACGTCCAACGAGGATCTGGATCGCATCGAAGAAGAACTGCGTGACCAGTTCGGACCGATCCCGGAACAAACCGTGAATTTGATGGGCCTTATGCTGATTCGTCGCCAGTGCAAAGAACTGGGTGTTCGTGATATCAGTGCCGGACTCAAATCCATCTCTTTGATCTTCACCGAAAAGACCAAACTGAGCCCAGAAAAGGTGATTCAGCTGGCAATCCGTGAAAGCAAAAAGTATTCACTGACCCCGGACAACCGCTTGAACATCAAAATGAGCACCATCACCTGGTCCGCGGTTCACGAAGAAATCGATGCTCTGTTAAGACTTATCTAG
- a CDS encoding glycoside hydrolase family 3 protein, protein MSPEEKVGQLFIVGFPHKDVAPDLESFIAKYKPGSFLLFKRNMISAPQIRELNLALYKSSYKHSKLPPLIAIDQEGGSVSRLPITPAPPNALALGQTQSPLLAEEMGYQTGLFLREVGFNMNLAPVLDVVDPYSTSFIGVRSFGSDPELVRDIGVAYSKGLLKARVIPTAKHFPGTGSLNQDPHLTIVKNSASLEEMKKRDLIPFTGYSKIGANIAVMMSHLIYPGLDEDLEPASFSTKISKTLLRDELKYQGLVMTDDLQMQGSKQVLRPEAAALRALQSGSDIVMLTWSFADQGKAFDYVLAALKSGELPSAHVDEKLRRILRVKAFANVYRRDPKLPSMLSGNSLTSPQYAEVEDEVLSQNLKTSLIPRQLPSVRSARKPASVETVCAASPSQDFLLSFVGAEKKKIPVLKLENSSQGKDLSALLKKKQCTALFVGVTGPRTARQVRGLSPQERQKLIVVNLGAPRLFPKSRGYRQVIQLYFNHKDAGRKIAQYRDEILKSSQGSFALKD, encoded by the coding sequence ATGAGCCCCGAAGAGAAAGTCGGACAACTTTTCATCGTTGGCTTTCCCCATAAAGACGTCGCTCCGGATCTGGAATCCTTTATCGCGAAATACAAACCCGGATCCTTCCTGCTCTTTAAGCGCAACATGATTTCAGCCCCGCAGATTCGTGAACTGAATCTGGCTCTTTATAAATCCAGCTACAAACATTCCAAACTTCCACCACTGATTGCCATCGATCAGGAAGGGGGATCGGTTTCCCGCTTACCGATCACGCCAGCGCCGCCGAATGCTTTGGCTTTGGGGCAAACCCAGTCCCCGCTTTTGGCGGAGGAAATGGGTTATCAGACAGGACTGTTCCTGCGCGAAGTGGGCTTTAACATGAATCTGGCGCCCGTGCTGGATGTGGTGGATCCCTATTCAACTAGCTTCATTGGTGTTAGATCCTTTGGTTCTGATCCGGAACTGGTGCGCGACATTGGGGTCGCGTATTCGAAAGGGCTTCTGAAAGCGCGGGTCATTCCCACGGCGAAACATTTTCCCGGCACCGGCAGTCTGAACCAGGATCCGCATCTGACGATCGTGAAAAACAGTGCGTCCTTGGAAGAAATGAAAAAGCGCGATCTGATTCCATTTACAGGTTATTCGAAGATCGGCGCCAATATCGCGGTGATGATGTCCCATCTGATTTACCCGGGTCTTGATGAAGATCTGGAACCCGCCAGTTTCTCCACCAAGATTTCCAAAACTCTTTTGCGTGACGAACTGAAGTATCAGGGCCTTGTTATGACCGATGATCTGCAGATGCAAGGATCCAAGCAAGTGCTGCGCCCTGAGGCCGCGGCCCTGCGCGCCCTGCAATCCGGGTCAGACATTGTGATGCTGACATGGTCTTTTGCGGATCAAGGGAAGGCTTTTGACTATGTCTTAGCGGCGCTGAAATCCGGGGAGCTTCCTTCGGCCCATGTGGATGAAAAACTGCGCCGGATTTTGCGCGTAAAGGCCTTTGCGAATGTCTATCGCCGCGACCCCAAGCTTCCGTCCATGTTGAGTGGCAACAGCCTCACCTCTCCTCAATATGCCGAGGTGGAAGATGAAGTCCTGTCCCAGAATTTAAAAACCAGCCTGATCCCACGACAGCTACCATCAGTAAGATCCGCCCGCAAGCCGGCGTCGGTTGAAACCGTCTGTGCGGCCTCACCGTCTCAGGATTTCCTGCTGTCCTTCGTGGGTGCTGAAAAGAAAAAGATTCCGGTTCTGAAGCTTGAAAACAGCTCCCAGGGTAAGGATCTGTCAGCTTTGCTGAAGAAAAAACAGTGCACCGCTTTGTTTGTGGGAGTCACCGGTCCCCGCACGGCCCGTCAGGTGCGCGGTCTTTCCCCACAGGAACGTCAAAAGCTGATTGTTGTGAACTTGGGGGCTCCTCGCCTGTTTCCGAAATCGCGCGGCTACCGCCAGGTGATTCAGCTTTACTTCAATCACAAGGATGCAGGAAGAAAGATCGCCCAGTACCGGGATGAGATCTTAAAAAGTTCTCAAGGCTCGTTTGCTCTGAAAGATTAG
- the atpC gene encoding ATP synthase F1 subunit epsilon yields MKLTIVTPEKRILVGQEVDEVTVPAFKGELNILPGHAPLITTLETGVMKWKLKGKEKQDLAVISWGYCQVSPEGVNILANIADLPEEIDLQATKEFLALSEKKIMNELITDEDWAEFQRDWAHARAKIEAAEQQPAKK; encoded by the coding sequence ATGAAACTAACAATCGTGACACCGGAAAAGCGCATTCTTGTTGGCCAAGAGGTCGACGAGGTGACTGTTCCAGCATTCAAGGGAGAGTTGAACATTCTTCCTGGTCACGCTCCATTGATCACCACTCTGGAAACAGGCGTGATGAAATGGAAACTCAAAGGGAAAGAAAAGCAGGACTTGGCTGTTATCAGCTGGGGTTACTGCCAGGTTTCTCCTGAGGGCGTGAATATTCTTGCCAATATCGCTGACCTTCCTGAAGAGATTGATCTTCAGGCGACAAAAGAGTTCTTGGCTCTTTCTGAAAAGAAGATCATGAACGAATTGATCACAGACGAAGACTGGGCAGAGTTCCAGCGCGACTGGGCTCATGCGAGAGCGAAAATCGAAGCGGCTGAACAACAGCCAGCTAAGAAGTAA
- the atpD gene encoding F0F1 ATP synthase subunit beta, with protein MAFGKVKQVMGPVVDVEFEGGELPAINSALRVSNKFISDVEFNLVLEVAQHLGDGVVRTISMDQTEGLVRGEKVKALGTQITAPVGREALGRIINVVGEPIDEMGPVNAKEQWGIHRTAPKFEDQATAAAMLMTGIKVVDLLAPYAKGGKIGLFGGAGVGKTVLIQELIRNIATEHGGFSVFAGVGERTREGNDLWQEMKQSGVLAKTSLVFGQMNEPPGARARVALTGLTVAEYFRDVENQDVLFFVDNIFRFTQAGAEVSALLGRIPSAVGYQPTLATEMGTLQERITSTKKGSITSVQAVYVPADDYTDPAPATTFTHLDATTNLDRDIAAMAIFPAVHPLTSTSRLLDPTVIGEEHYKCARDVQALLQRNRELQDIIAILGMDELSESDKLVVSRSRKIQRFLSQPFFVAEQFTGLPGKYVDIKDTVKGFREILDGKHDALPEQAFYLVGTIEDAIEKAKKLQA; from the coding sequence ATGGCATTCGGTAAAGTAAAACAGGTAATGGGTCCCGTAGTAGACGTGGAATTTGAAGGCGGGGAACTTCCTGCGATCAACTCCGCTCTGCGTGTATCAAATAAATTTATCTCTGACGTTGAATTCAACCTTGTTCTTGAAGTTGCTCAGCACTTGGGTGACGGTGTTGTAAGAACTATCTCTATGGACCAAACTGAAGGTTTGGTTCGTGGTGAAAAAGTTAAAGCGTTGGGCACTCAAATCACAGCGCCAGTAGGCCGTGAAGCTTTGGGCCGTATCATCAACGTAGTTGGTGAACCAATCGACGAAATGGGTCCAGTAAACGCAAAAGAACAATGGGGCATCCACAGAACGGCTCCTAAATTCGAAGACCAAGCAACTGCTGCTGCAATGTTGATGACTGGTATCAAAGTCGTAGACTTGCTGGCTCCATACGCTAAGGGTGGTAAGATCGGTCTGTTCGGTGGTGCCGGCGTAGGTAAAACAGTACTTATCCAGGAACTTATCCGTAACATCGCTACAGAGCACGGTGGTTTCTCCGTATTCGCGGGCGTTGGTGAGCGTACTCGTGAAGGTAATGACTTGTGGCAAGAGATGAAGCAGTCTGGCGTTTTGGCCAAGACTTCCCTGGTGTTCGGTCAGATGAACGAACCTCCTGGAGCTCGTGCGCGTGTTGCTTTGACTGGTTTGACTGTTGCTGAGTACTTCCGTGACGTTGAAAACCAAGACGTATTGTTCTTCGTCGACAACATCTTCCGCTTCACTCAAGCGGGTGCCGAAGTTTCTGCATTGTTGGGTCGTATCCCTTCTGCGGTTGGTTACCAGCCAACTCTTGCGACTGAGATGGGTACTCTTCAAGAGCGTATCACTTCCACTAAAAAAGGTTCCATCACTTCCGTTCAAGCGGTTTACGTACCAGCGGATGACTACACGGATCCAGCTCCAGCAACCACGTTCACTCACTTGGATGCTACGACAAACTTGGATCGTGATATCGCGGCTATGGCGATCTTCCCTGCGGTTCACCCATTGACGTCCACTTCACGTCTTTTGGATCCAACTGTTATCGGCGAAGAACACTACAAGTGCGCTCGTGACGTTCAGGCGTTGTTGCAGCGTAACCGTGAGCTTCAAGACATCATCGCGATCCTAGGTATGGACGAGTTGTCTGAATCTGATAAATTGGTTGTTTCCCGTTCTCGTAAGATCCAGCGTTTCTTGTCTCAGCCGTTCTTCGTTGCTGAGCAGTTCACTGGCTTGCCAGGTAAGTACGTGGATATCAAAGACACTGTTAAAGGTTTCCGCGAGATCCTTGATGGTAAACACGATGCTCTTCCAGAGCAGGCGTTCTACCTTGTTGGTACTATCGAAGACGCTATCGAGAAAGCTAAGAAGCTGCAGGCCTAG
- the atpG gene encoding ATP synthase F1 subunit gamma: MASLKDIRAQIESTKNTQQITKAMKLVSAAKLRKAQNNIVNMRPYALALRQVIADIAVTNKVSHPLMEKKEQVKNVLLVVITSDRGLCGAFNSNINKFAEAYYNSNKASLEKIDFLFVGRRGHDYFARRGIKAVDYITKLDKDISYELASKVANRVMNDYLEGSYDEVRIVHNEFKSAISQVVTAETLLPIDLGMTTFKKEADTASNFAVDMIFEPAPEQIIKELLEKHFELQVYRCMSESVAGEHGARMSAMENATNNAKEMINKLTLTYNKLRQEKITTELIEIVSGAEALKG; this comes from the coding sequence ATGGCAAGCTTGAAGGATATCCGGGCTCAGATTGAGTCCACTAAAAACACCCAGCAGATCACGAAAGCGATGAAGCTCGTGTCTGCTGCAAAGTTGAGAAAGGCGCAGAATAACATCGTTAATATGCGTCCTTATGCTCTGGCTTTGCGTCAGGTGATTGCGGATATCGCTGTGACCAACAAAGTGTCGCATCCGTTGATGGAGAAGAAAGAACAAGTAAAGAATGTTTTGCTTGTTGTTATCACTTCTGATCGCGGTCTTTGCGGCGCTTTCAACAGCAATATCAACAAATTCGCTGAAGCTTATTACAACAGTAACAAGGCCTCCCTGGAGAAAATCGACTTCCTGTTCGTGGGTCGTCGTGGTCATGACTACTTCGCAAGACGTGGTATCAAAGCGGTGGATTACATCACCAAGCTTGATAAAGACATCTCCTATGAGCTGGCTTCCAAAGTTGCTAACCGTGTGATGAATGACTACCTCGAAGGTTCATACGACGAAGTTCGTATCGTTCACAATGAGTTCAAGTCTGCAATCTCTCAGGTGGTGACTGCTGAAACTCTTCTTCCAATTGATCTTGGAATGACGACTTTCAAAAAAGAAGCTGACACAGCATCCAACTTTGCTGTCGACATGATCTTCGAACCGGCTCCTGAGCAAATCATCAAAGAATTGCTTGAGAAACACTTCGAACTTCAAGTTTACAGATGTATGTCCGAGTCTGTTGCGGGTGAACATGGTGCTCGTATGAGCGCGATGGAAAACGCGACAAACAACGCCAAAGAGATGATCAACAAGCTCACTCTGACATACAACAAATTGAGACAAGAAAAAATTACTACAGAATTGATTGAAATCGTATCTGGCGCTGAAGCGCTTAAAGGATAG
- the atpA gene encoding F0F1 ATP synthase subunit alpha gives METQIRADEISRVLKEQINQYNKKIEVSETGSVLSVGDGVARIYGLENAMAGELVEFPGEVFGMVLNLEEGYVGAVLFGEDRHIKEGDVVKRTKKIVSVPVGEALLGRVVDALGNPIDGRGAINTPHSRIVETKAPGIVYRHPVEEPLQTGIKAIDALVPIGRGQRELIIGDRQTGKTTIAVDTIINQKGLNVQCFYVAIGQKQSTVALVVEKLRAAGALEYTTVIAANASDPAPLQYLAAYSGTAMAEYFRDTGRHALIVYDDLTKQAQAYRQLSLLLRRPPGREAYPGDVFYCHSRLLERASKLSADKGGGSLTALPIIETQAGDISAYIPTNVISITDGQIFLESDLFYKGVRPAISVGKSVSRVGGAAQIKAMKQVAGSLKLELAQFRSMEAFAAFASDLDKASQQQLARGRRLIEVLKQPQYSPVKVEEQIIMIFAAGNAFVDQYPETDVKRYEKEMIEFLKNKHSDIIKTISEKKAIADDTKKALLAALEEFKAIFQPSNK, from the coding sequence ATGGAAACACAAATCCGTGCTGACGAGATCAGTCGCGTTCTCAAAGAGCAAATCAATCAATACAACAAAAAGATTGAAGTAAGTGAAACAGGTAGCGTTCTTTCCGTAGGGGACGGGGTTGCTCGTATCTATGGTCTTGAAAACGCAATGGCTGGTGAGCTGGTAGAGTTCCCAGGTGAAGTATTCGGAATGGTTCTGAACCTTGAAGAAGGTTACGTTGGTGCCGTATTGTTCGGTGAAGACCGTCACATTAAAGAAGGCGACGTAGTTAAAAGAACGAAAAAAATCGTTTCCGTACCTGTAGGTGAAGCTCTTCTTGGTCGCGTTGTAGACGCCCTTGGTAACCCGATCGACGGTCGTGGCGCTATCAACACGCCTCACTCCCGTATCGTTGAAACCAAAGCTCCTGGTATCGTTTACCGTCACCCGGTTGAAGAGCCTCTTCAAACTGGTATCAAGGCGATCGACGCCCTTGTACCAATCGGCCGTGGTCAGCGTGAGTTGATCATCGGTGACCGTCAAACTGGTAAAACAACTATCGCAGTTGACACTATCATCAACCAAAAAGGTCTGAATGTTCAGTGCTTCTACGTAGCTATCGGTCAAAAACAATCCACAGTTGCCTTGGTAGTTGAAAAACTGCGTGCAGCGGGTGCTCTTGAGTACACGACTGTAATCGCGGCCAACGCTTCTGACCCAGCTCCACTTCAATACCTGGCTGCTTACTCCGGTACAGCTATGGCTGAATACTTCCGCGATACTGGCAGACATGCTCTTATCGTTTACGATGACTTGACGAAACAAGCTCAAGCTTACCGTCAGTTGTCTTTGCTTCTTCGTCGTCCTCCGGGCCGTGAAGCTTACCCAGGTGACGTATTCTATTGCCACAGCCGTTTGTTGGAACGTGCTTCCAAATTGTCTGCTGATAAAGGCGGCGGTTCTTTGACTGCATTGCCAATCATCGAGACTCAAGCGGGCGATATCTCTGCTTACATCCCTACCAACGTGATCTCCATCACTGATGGTCAGATCTTCCTTGAATCCGATCTATTCTACAAAGGTGTGCGTCCAGCGATCTCTGTAGGTAAATCCGTTTCTCGCGTGGGTGGTGCGGCTCAGATTAAGGCGATGAAACAAGTTGCAGGTTCCCTGAAACTTGAGCTTGCTCAGTTCCGTTCCATGGAAGCATTTGCTGCGTTTGCATCCGACCTGGATAAAGCGTCTCAGCAACAGCTTGCTCGTGGTCGTCGTCTGATCGAAGTGTTGAAACAGCCTCAATACTCTCCGGTAAAAGTTGAAGAGCAAATCATCATGATCTTCGCTGCTGGTAACGCGTTCGTTGACCAATACCCAGAGACAGACGTTAAGAGATACGAAAAAGAGATGATTGAGTTCTTGAAAAACAAGCACTCTGACATCATCAAAACGATCTCTGAGAAGAAAGCGATTGCTGACGATACTAAAAAAGCATTGTTGGCGGCTCTTGAAGAGTTCAAAGCAATCTTCCAACCTTCTAACAAGTAA
- the atpH gene encoding ATP synthase F1 subunit delta, with product MRVSEISKRYAKALLAVAKQKGIHTQVHAELQALVKSFAGDVSVKNYFENPMIGSDQKIAAVKASLSGKGVSEEVVNTLVLLAEKNRFGVLEQISFAYRDLLDLEEGVTRGVVRSAQPLAADAQKDIEQKITKVLNKKIVLTYEQDPKLLGGIVATVGGWTFDDSIDTHLKKLNEELNRRAN from the coding sequence ATGAGAGTCAGCGAGATTTCCAAAAGATACGCAAAAGCCCTTCTGGCTGTCGCAAAACAAAAAGGCATCCACACTCAAGTGCACGCAGAACTGCAGGCATTGGTGAAATCCTTCGCGGGCGATGTCTCTGTAAAAAACTATTTCGAAAATCCAATGATCGGTTCTGATCAGAAGATCGCAGCTGTAAAAGCATCTTTGTCCGGCAAAGGTGTGTCTGAAGAAGTGGTGAACACACTTGTTCTGCTGGCTGAAAAAAACCGTTTCGGTGTTCTTGAGCAAATTTCCTTCGCATACCGCGATCTTCTTGATTTGGAAGAGGGCGTGACTCGCGGAGTGGTTCGTTCTGCCCAGCCTCTCGCGGCAGATGCTCAAAAAGACATCGAGCAAAAAATCACTAAAGTTTTGAATAAGAAAATCGTTCTGACGTACGAACAGGATCCTAAACTGCTTGGTGGCATCGTTGCCACTGTAGGCGGCTGGACATTCGATGACAGCATCGACACTCATCTTAAAAAATTAAATGAAGAACTAAACAGGAGAGCCAACTAA
- a CDS encoding ATP synthase F0 subunit B yields MKLILNLLVLLAPAAVFAAGGGHGDGHIPTSTIMFQAINLTILFAAIIYFTKDAIVSFFAGRKAAYLEAAQKSAFAREQAEKEFVDIKNKLANLDQTREENLRKAQTHAEDLKKQILEEANDVTKRIKNDAELTARLEVQRAQKELRTQLLQDSVEAARIVLTKDLGSSDQQKLQKDFINNVGV; encoded by the coding sequence ATGAAATTGATTTTGAATCTATTGGTACTTCTGGCTCCGGCAGCAGTATTCGCAGCAGGCGGCGGTCACGGCGACGGACACATCCCAACTTCCACAATCATGTTCCAGGCGATCAACCTGACGATCCTGTTTGCGGCGATCATCTATTTCACTAAAGATGCAATCGTATCCTTCTTTGCAGGTCGTAAAGCGGCTTATCTGGAAGCAGCTCAGAAATCCGCGTTCGCGCGCGAGCAAGCTGAAAAAGAATTCGTTGATATCAAAAACAAACTGGCCAATCTGGATCAGACTCGAGAAGAGAACCTGCGCAAAGCACAGACTCACGCAGAAGATCTTAAGAAACAAATCCTTGAAGAGGCCAATGACGTTACCAAGCGTATTAAAAATGATGCCGAACTGACAGCACGTCTTGAAGTTCAGCGCGCTCAAAAAGAGCTTCGCACCCAGCTTCTGCAGGATTCTGTTGAAGCCGCTCGCATCGTTTTGACGAAGGATCTTGGTTCTTCCGATCAACAAAAATTGCAAAAAGATTTCATCAACAACGTTGGAGTGTAA
- a CDS encoding ATP synthase F0 subunit B, which yields MDIFAQLGINTTAGIQFVFFAIALIFLSKVVFGPYAHALEERERRTKGGEDLALEYQNKSVELQTEYEVKTRDLNSQMKSIIDAAKSQATKDYESAVSKARTEADKLVQDNRTQITRAVATAAGELKSQTNSVAMAITSKLLGK from the coding sequence ATGGACATTTTTGCACAACTAGGTATCAATACCACGGCCGGCATTCAGTTTGTGTTCTTCGCAATCGCTTTGATCTTTTTAAGCAAAGTCGTTTTCGGTCCTTATGCTCATGCATTGGAAGAAAGAGAAAGAAGAACCAAGGGCGGTGAAGATCTTGCTCTTGAATATCAAAATAAATCCGTAGAGTTGCAGACAGAGTACGAGGTTAAAACCCGTGATCTGAACAGTCAGATGAAGTCCATCATCGATGCGGCCAAATCTCAGGCGACCAAAGATTACGAATCTGCAGTATCCAAAGCACGCACAGAGGCTGACAAACTTGTTCAGGACAACAGAACACAAATCACCAGAGCGGTTGCGACTGCGGCGGGCGAGTTGAAGTCCCAGACAAACTCTGTAGCAATGGCAATCACCAGCAAGCTTCTTGGTAAATAA